The following proteins come from a genomic window of Frankia casuarinae:
- a CDS encoding YdcF family protein, producing MFLAGFTALTLRLFVFPAADVPVQADAIVMLAGPGDRTGKAIELARTGYAPVLVMSTPGTRGCSAHEAPKAEVICFSPHPVTTRGEARAAAELAARHGWTRILFVTGRAQDTRARIRISRCFHGDLRVTVVGPRRLREWPYAIAYEWGALAKALIWQRSC from the coding sequence GTGTTCCTGGCAGGTTTCACCGCGCTTACCCTTCGGCTGTTCGTATTCCCCGCCGCCGACGTGCCCGTCCAGGCGGACGCCATCGTCATGTTGGCGGGTCCGGGGGACAGAACCGGCAAGGCGATCGAGTTGGCCCGTACCGGTTACGCTCCCGTCCTCGTGATGTCCACCCCAGGGACGCGGGGGTGCTCGGCCCACGAGGCACCGAAGGCGGAGGTGATCTGCTTTTCTCCGCACCCGGTGACTACGCGGGGCGAGGCGCGGGCAGCCGCTGAGCTCGCCGCCCGACATGGCTGGACCAGGATCCTCTTCGTCACCGGCCGCGCGCAGGACACCCGCGCCCGCATCCGCATCAGCCGCTGCTTCCACGGTGATCTGCGGGTCACTGTGGTCGGTCCGCGTCGCCTCCGGGAATGGCCTTATGCGATCGCCTACGAGTGGGGCGCCCTCGCCAAGGCGCTGATCTGGCAGCGAAGCTGCTGA
- a CDS encoding glycosyltransferase family 2 protein — MGVDVSILIVSYNTGAMTAACLESCAATSDGLATEMIVLDNASTDDSVSIIRDRFPSVNLIEQRTNLGFGRAVNLAASQAKGEYLLLLNPDTVVLPGAVANLLDFARANPRHGIYGGRTLGPDHTVDPRSCWAVPTVWSHVCFGLGLSTAFRRSALFDPESMGPWPRDTVRTVGVVTGCLLLIPRALFEQLGGFDSRFFMYGEDVDLSIRARRAGLDPVITPAAVVVHHGGASSAGWADKHVLVMTGKVTLARTHWTGWRRTVCLAMLVLGVALRAALATVIGRPAGTGSGGWRVVWTRRADWRAGYPPLPPA; from the coding sequence ATGGGCGTCGACGTCTCGATCCTGATCGTCTCGTACAACACCGGCGCGATGACGGCGGCATGCCTGGAGTCCTGTGCGGCCACGTCCGACGGCCTCGCGACCGAGATGATCGTCCTGGATAACGCCTCCACGGACGACTCCGTCTCGATCATCCGTGATCGGTTTCCCAGCGTGAACCTGATCGAGCAGAGGACGAACCTCGGCTTCGGTCGGGCGGTCAACCTCGCGGCTTCCCAGGCGAAGGGGGAGTACCTGCTCCTCCTCAACCCCGACACGGTGGTGCTCCCCGGCGCGGTCGCGAACCTGCTGGACTTTGCGCGGGCCAACCCTAGGCACGGCATCTACGGCGGTCGCACCCTCGGTCCAGACCACACCGTCGACCCCAGGTCGTGCTGGGCTGTTCCGACCGTCTGGAGCCATGTGTGCTTCGGCCTCGGACTGTCCACCGCCTTCCGGCGTTCGGCCCTGTTCGATCCCGAATCGATGGGACCGTGGCCTCGCGACACGGTTCGGACCGTGGGGGTGGTGACGGGCTGCCTGCTGCTCATCCCACGCGCGCTGTTCGAGCAGCTCGGTGGCTTCGACTCCCGTTTCTTCATGTACGGCGAGGACGTCGACCTGTCGATCCGGGCCCGCCGGGCCGGCCTGGATCCCGTGATCACACCCGCCGCGGTCGTGGTTCACCATGGCGGTGCGTCCTCCGCCGGATGGGCGGACAAGCACGTGCTGGTGATGACGGGCAAGGTGACATTGGCGCGGACCCATTGGACCGGGTGGCGCCGGACGGTGTGTCTGGCGATGCTGGTCCTCGGGGTGGCGCTGCGGGCGGCCCTCGCCACGGTAATCGGCCGGCCGGCCGGCACCGGGAGCGGCGGCTGGCGCGTCGTATGGACCCGGCGGGCCGACTGGCGGGCCGGCTATCCGCCCCTTCCGCCAGCCTAG
- a CDS encoding sugar transferase, with translation MSDSTGGRDEDPAVLSSVAATPRDTTVPAIPRQRQPEPPAAGPPEWKVRLTARIFIIDATAITVALTCSYLLRFGMNANPTVHGASYLSVAIGIGLGWIAMLGAADTYQTKYLGIGTEEYRRISVATFRLWGTTAILSYVLRAEVARGFCLVVLPLGLLLLITGRMLARRRLVAARQAGRARHRVVVVGDRSTVAELVSELRYEPAAGFEIVGACLPRQDDYSADYSPFPVLGALPALRSTVARAMADTVVVASSVAVNIEAAKRIAWDLEGTGVDLVIASSMAGIAGPRVSLRPIAGLPLLHVESPVYTGWRKVAKDIFDRVLAAVALVTLSPLLLLVALTIQVDSTGPAWFRQTRVGKDGREFQILKFRTMYVDAERRRAALEERNEADGPLFKIRDDPRVTRVGRTLRHLSIDELPQLVNVLRGEMSLVGPRPPLPAEVAQYHDSVHRRFKVKPGLTGLWQVNGRSELPWRDGVRLDLYYVENWSIMLDLAIIARTVSAVLRRSGAF, from the coding sequence GTGTCTGACTCGACCGGGGGGCGGGACGAGGACCCCGCGGTGCTCTCGTCGGTGGCGGCCACGCCCCGGGACACGACCGTCCCGGCTATTCCGCGACAACGGCAACCAGAGCCGCCGGCAGCCGGGCCGCCGGAGTGGAAGGTCAGGCTGACCGCCAGAATCTTCATCATCGATGCCACGGCAATCACGGTCGCGCTTACCTGTTCCTATCTCCTCCGGTTCGGCATGAATGCGAACCCAACCGTCCACGGGGCGTCATATCTTTCCGTCGCGATAGGTATCGGACTGGGCTGGATCGCCATGCTCGGCGCCGCCGACACCTATCAGACGAAATATCTGGGCATCGGAACCGAGGAATACCGGCGGATCAGCGTCGCGACATTCCGACTGTGGGGCACGACGGCGATCCTCTCCTACGTCCTGCGCGCAGAAGTCGCTCGCGGGTTCTGTCTGGTGGTCCTGCCGCTGGGGCTACTGCTGCTGATTACCGGTCGGATGCTCGCCCGCCGACGGCTGGTGGCGGCTCGGCAGGCCGGCCGTGCCCGCCACCGGGTCGTCGTCGTCGGCGACCGTAGCACGGTGGCCGAACTCGTCAGCGAGCTCCGATATGAACCCGCAGCCGGATTCGAGATCGTCGGCGCATGTCTACCCCGGCAGGACGACTACTCGGCCGATTATTCTCCCTTTCCCGTCCTCGGCGCCCTGCCGGCGCTGCGGTCCACCGTCGCCCGCGCCATGGCCGACACGGTGGTGGTCGCCTCGTCCGTGGCGGTCAACATCGAAGCCGCCAAGCGGATCGCCTGGGACCTCGAGGGGACCGGTGTCGATCTTGTCATCGCGTCGAGCATGGCCGGAATCGCCGGGCCGCGGGTATCCCTGCGGCCGATCGCCGGTCTCCCCCTGCTACACGTGGAGAGCCCGGTCTATACCGGTTGGCGAAAGGTGGCCAAAGACATCTTCGACCGGGTCCTTGCCGCCGTGGCCCTCGTTACCCTGTCCCCGCTGCTGCTTCTCGTCGCGTTGACCATCCAGGTTGACAGCACCGGACCGGCATGGTTTCGCCAGACCCGGGTGGGTAAGGACGGCCGCGAGTTCCAGATCCTCAAGTTCCGGACGATGTACGTGGATGCCGAACGGCGCCGGGCAGCGCTGGAGGAGCGCAACGAGGCCGACGGACCACTTTTCAAAATTCGCGACGACCCCCGCGTCACTCGGGTCGGACGAACGCTACGGCACCTGTCGATCGACGAGCTGCCGCAACTCGTCAACGTCCTCCGCGGCGAGATGTCGCTGGTGGGGCCGCGGCCGCCGCTGCCGGCAGAGGTCGCTCAATATCACGACTCCGTCCACCGTCGATTCAAGGTCAAGCCCGGCCTGACCGGACTGTGGCAGGTGAATGGGCGTTCAGAACTGCCCTGGCGGGACGGGGTGCGACTCGACCTCTACTACGTAGAGAATTGGTCGATCATGCTCGACCTCGCCATCATCGCCCGGACTGTTAGCGCCGTGCTGCGGCGGTCCGGCGCATTCTAG
- a CDS encoding glycosyltransferase family 2 protein: MSGSGDSPSVSVVIPALNEARNLREVFGRLPVDAEIILVDGNSTDDTVRLARELRPDVVVVRQTRYGKGNAMACGFAVASGDIVVTLDADGSADPAEIPSFVAALVQGADFVKGTRFAHRGGSNDITLLRTLGNLFFCHLVNLLFHRRFTDLCYGYNAFRRDCLPMLGLMPGETDGIRRHGDGFEIETLITLRATKACLRVTEVGSFEHKRLHGASNLNAGRDGMRVLRTILVEWSENLTARSRNRARWDGMLLSSPGQPVSTIVSQRRPGDLPHGRRRTTGATEYA, from the coding sequence TTGTCTGGTTCGGGTGATTCGCCATCGGTAAGTGTGGTGATTCCGGCGCTCAACGAGGCGCGGAATCTGCGGGAAGTATTCGGCCGACTTCCGGTGGACGCCGAAATAATCCTGGTGGACGGGAACTCCACCGATGACACCGTCCGACTGGCCCGCGAGCTACGCCCCGACGTGGTCGTCGTCCGCCAGACCCGATACGGCAAGGGCAACGCCATGGCCTGCGGCTTTGCCGTGGCATCGGGGGACATCGTGGTCACGCTCGACGCCGACGGCTCGGCCGACCCGGCCGAGATACCCTCCTTCGTCGCGGCCCTCGTCCAGGGCGCCGACTTCGTCAAGGGAACCCGATTCGCCCACCGTGGCGGCAGCAACGACATTACCCTGCTGCGTACTCTTGGAAATCTCTTCTTCTGTCATCTGGTCAACCTGCTCTTCCACCGCCGGTTCACCGACCTGTGCTACGGCTACAACGCATTCCGGCGAGATTGTCTGCCGATGCTCGGGCTGATGCCGGGAGAAACCGACGGCATTCGGCGGCATGGCGACGGCTTCGAGATCGAAACCTTGATCACCCTCCGTGCGACCAAGGCCTGCCTGCGGGTCACCGAGGTCGGCAGCTTTGAGCACAAGCGCCTTCACGGCGCGAGCAACCTGAATGCGGGCCGGGATGGTATGCGCGTCCTGCGGACCATCCTCGTCGAATGGTCGGAAAACCTTACCGCCCGGTCACGAAACCGCGCCAGGTGGGACGGCATGCTGCTCAGCAGTCCCGGTCAACCGGTATCGACCATCGTCAGCCAGCGACGTCCGGGCGACCTTCCCCATGGCCGGCGCAGGACAACCGGCGCGACGGAATACGCGTGA
- a CDS encoding glycosyltransferase: protein MTPPAGPRLSVVICAYTERRRHDLQRAVTSIAEQTRKADQLILVIDHNDRLRRWAEAAYPGATVIPNTGRRGLSGARNCGVGAATGDVVAFLDDDAHAEPDWLAQLAAHYTDPRVAGVGGAAMPVWPHRRPRWFPPEFDWVVGCSYVGLPTDTAAVRNPIGAGMSFRRAVFDRVGGFTEGLGRVGTTPLGCEETEFGIRLQAILPDAVVRYEPRARVWHQVTGDRASLRYFLARCHAEGLSKAAVADRAGADAALATERQYLRRTLPRALARDRHSLGTWPRAGAVLVGTGSTAIGYARGRLRLAAGRRDTPRQPIPSEVAVIPILLYHSVTDYPVASYRRWTVDTATFVRHLTLIAGSGRVPLTVSEYVERRRHQTLPPRPVLITFDDGFADNLAAAREVVAHGLTATCYVVTDWIGQVGMLRGADLRTLAGLGVEIGGHSHTHPRLDELRPDEARREISDCNARLTAAIGAPVGSFAYPHGNYDHAVRRLVGQAGFTSACGVRNMMSHGADDPFALARLTVTVDTPDRQIRAWLDGAGRAAPARELLRTRGSRLSRRTRARLLGPRLPYRPIVTDLPVPADLPVPAVPAAFGEVRP, encoded by the coding sequence ATGACCCCCCCGGCCGGCCCGCGGCTCTCGGTGGTCATCTGTGCCTATACCGAACGGCGCCGGCACGATCTGCAGCGCGCGGTGACCAGCATCGCCGAACAGACCAGGAAGGCCGACCAGCTGATCCTCGTCATCGACCACAATGACCGGTTGCGCCGGTGGGCCGAGGCTGCGTACCCCGGTGCCACCGTGATCCCCAACACCGGCCGCCGTGGCCTGTCCGGTGCCCGCAACTGCGGCGTCGGGGCCGCCACCGGCGACGTGGTCGCCTTCCTGGACGACGACGCCCACGCCGAGCCGGACTGGCTGGCCCAGTTGGCCGCCCACTACACCGACCCCCGGGTCGCCGGGGTCGGCGGTGCCGCCATGCCGGTGTGGCCGCACCGCCGACCCCGCTGGTTCCCCCCCGAGTTCGACTGGGTGGTCGGATGCAGCTACGTCGGGCTGCCGACCGACACGGCTGCGGTCCGTAACCCGATCGGAGCGGGGATGTCGTTCCGGCGGGCCGTGTTCGATCGCGTCGGCGGGTTCACCGAGGGGCTTGGGCGGGTCGGCACCACACCGCTGGGCTGCGAGGAAACCGAGTTCGGTATCCGCCTTCAGGCGATCCTCCCGGACGCTGTCGTCCGCTACGAGCCACGGGCACGGGTCTGGCACCAGGTAACCGGCGACCGGGCCTCCCTGCGGTACTTCCTGGCACGCTGCCATGCCGAAGGCCTGTCCAAGGCCGCGGTAGCCGACCGGGCCGGGGCGGACGCGGCGCTCGCCACCGAACGGCAGTACCTGAGGCGGACGCTGCCCCGAGCACTGGCTCGTGACCGCCACAGCCTGGGCACCTGGCCGCGAGCCGGGGCCGTGCTGGTCGGCACCGGGTCCACGGCCATCGGCTACGCACGCGGCCGGCTACGCCTCGCCGCCGGCCGGCGTGACACGCCACGTCAGCCGATCCCGTCGGAGGTAGCTGTGATCCCGATTCTGCTGTACCACTCGGTGACCGATTATCCGGTGGCGAGCTATCGACGTTGGACGGTCGATACCGCAACCTTTGTCCGCCATCTCACCCTCATTGCCGGTTCCGGCCGGGTACCGCTGACGGTGTCCGAGTATGTCGAACGGAGGCGGCACCAGACCCTGCCTCCGCGACCGGTCCTCATCACCTTCGACGACGGATTCGCCGACAACCTGGCCGCCGCTCGTGAGGTCGTCGCGCACGGGCTCACCGCGACCTGCTACGTCGTCACCGACTGGATCGGCCAGGTCGGCATGCTGCGCGGCGCCGACCTGCGGACCCTGGCCGGCCTCGGGGTCGAGATCGGTGGTCACAGCCACACCCATCCCCGGCTCGACGAGCTTCGCCCCGACGAGGCGCGCCGGGAGATCAGCGACTGCAACGCCCGGTTGACCGCTGCGATCGGCGCACCGGTGGGCTCCTTCGCCTACCCCCACGGCAATTACGACCATGCCGTTCGGCGGCTCGTCGGGCAGGCCGGCTTCACGTCCGCCTGCGGGGTGCGCAACATGATGTCGCACGGCGCCGACGACCCGTTCGCCCTTGCCCGACTGACCGTGACGGTCGACACCCCGGACCGGCAGATCAGGGCGTGGCTGGACGGGGCCGGCCGCGCGGCCCCCGCTCGGGAGTTGCTGCGTACGCGGGGCAGCCGGCTCTCCCGTCGAACGAGGGCTCGGCTCCTCGGCCCGCGTCTACCCTACCGACCAATCGTCACCGATCTGCCCGTACCAGCCGATCTGCCCGTACCAGCCGTCCCGGCGGCGTTCGGGGAGGTGCGGCCGTGA
- a CDS encoding glycosyltransferase family 2 protein — translation MTTTPPAMMLPGDGPIALHEVELSAPLPVLTGDGPAQVLVRLHGRPLGVVAATLSPAGLRPDQLAGRVMDRLGPDVAAHLTADGLAVPETVPIDGVVTSDVCRPVLPAELAGTVVVTSCVASPSLAATLAGILAQSVPAQEIIVVDNRPRTSGIREQLSRMAGEVRYVAEPERGLSRARNAGLAAATTPVVVFTDDDVEVDPRWLEFLLSGFAAGSGVVDETVGCVTGLIRPLELSTPAQVWFEQFGGFGKGFVGRRFDRTENRSGDLLYPYTAGVFGSGANSAFRTDTLRQLGGFDEFLGTGTAARGGEDLDIFLSVVRSGHVLVYEPAALIRHLHKRTTVELRRQMYDYGAGLGAMVTKRIATQPAERLQIARLVPGGLHHLLHPRSSKNAGKSRDYPRSLTLIELVGVARGPVGYAASRALARRRQRDLPHDHAPTPGAPPAPFPRAPIPEPRISTVTTGAQP, via the coding sequence GTGACCACCACGCCGCCGGCCATGATGCTGCCGGGCGACGGTCCGATCGCGCTGCACGAGGTAGAACTGTCCGCGCCGCTTCCGGTGCTCACCGGTGACGGGCCGGCACAGGTGCTGGTCCGGCTGCACGGCCGTCCCCTGGGGGTGGTCGCTGCGACGCTGTCCCCGGCCGGCCTGCGCCCGGACCAGCTCGCCGGCCGGGTCATGGACAGACTCGGGCCGGACGTGGCCGCCCACCTGACCGCGGACGGGCTCGCGGTTCCCGAAACGGTCCCGATCGACGGAGTTGTGACGTCAGACGTCTGCCGGCCGGTGCTCCCCGCCGAGCTCGCCGGGACCGTCGTCGTGACAAGCTGCGTCGCCTCCCCCTCGCTGGCGGCCACGCTCGCGGGAATCCTGGCGCAGTCCGTGCCAGCGCAGGAAATCATCGTGGTCGACAACCGGCCGCGCACGAGCGGCATCCGCGAACAGCTCAGTCGGATGGCCGGCGAGGTGCGCTACGTCGCCGAGCCAGAGAGGGGGCTTTCCCGGGCCCGCAACGCCGGACTGGCCGCCGCGACCACACCGGTGGTCGTCTTCACCGACGACGACGTCGAGGTCGACCCGCGCTGGTTGGAGTTCCTCCTGTCCGGGTTCGCCGCCGGCTCGGGTGTCGTCGACGAGACGGTGGGGTGCGTCACCGGGCTGATCCGGCCACTGGAGCTCTCAACCCCGGCGCAGGTGTGGTTCGAGCAGTTCGGCGGCTTCGGCAAGGGCTTCGTCGGACGCCGGTTCGACCGCACCGAAAATCGATCAGGCGACCTGCTCTATCCCTATACCGCGGGCGTGTTCGGCAGCGGCGCGAACAGCGCTTTCCGGACTGATACGCTGCGTCAGCTTGGTGGTTTCGACGAATTTCTCGGCACGGGCACCGCGGCCCGCGGTGGCGAGGATCTCGACATCTTCCTGTCCGTGGTGCGCAGTGGCCACGTCCTGGTCTACGAGCCGGCCGCGCTGATCCGCCACCTGCACAAGCGGACCACTGTCGAACTGCGGCGCCAGATGTACGACTACGGGGCCGGCCTCGGGGCGATGGTCACCAAACGCATCGCGACTCAACCCGCCGAACGCCTCCAGATCGCCCGTCTCGTCCCCGGCGGCCTGCATCATCTTCTCCACCCACGCAGCAGCAAGAACGCCGGCAAATCCCGTGACTATCCCCGGTCCCTGACCTTGATCGAGTTGGTCGGTGTGGCCCGAGGGCCGGTCGGCTATGCCGCCAGCCGGGCCCTCGCCCGGCGCCGGCAGCGCGATCTTCCTCATGACCACGCACCGACTCCCGGTGCTCCCCCCGCCCCCTTTCCCAGGGCGCCCATCCCCGAACCGCGGATCTCCACCGTGACCACTGGAGCGCAACCATGA
- a CDS encoding lipopolysaccharide biosynthesis protein, translating into MSGGLSSLVGSLYWVLAARQADRPSVGEATALISALTGLSYLCQLGLGGALTAFLPQAGGQARRLVVGAYAGAAGLSLLVGLSFALLAARMSPALAVLQSPRIALFFAISVAIWSLFALQDNVFTGLRKAVVVPIENTAYSVVKLILLVTFGGGVSGLALFTSWVMPAAVAVIPASVMLLVWLRPAGRAPSPPGLAADFRKYLAGDSLAELVSQLSTTLLPMIVIARIGATEGAAFGISWLIICTVDEIPWSLGTSLTVEGAQPGADSRRLQRAMLRRILPIVIGIVLALIVAAPLVLALFGPSYRADATTVLRLLLLGSVARTVVILELCTARAQRRAGWLVCIEALLAVLVLPSLWLLGGSLGLAGVGLAWFGSQTATACVVLAAGRTGDDQVDSPPYRGFSARPQVSTGKRAS; encoded by the coding sequence ATGAGCGGCGGCCTCTCGTCGTTGGTGGGCAGCCTCTACTGGGTGCTGGCCGCCCGGCAGGCCGACCGGCCGTCGGTCGGCGAGGCCACCGCCCTCATTTCGGCCCTCACCGGTCTGTCCTACCTGTGCCAGCTGGGCCTGGGGGGCGCATTGACCGCCTTCCTGCCGCAGGCGGGGGGCCAGGCGCGCCGCCTGGTCGTCGGCGCCTACGCCGGCGCGGCCGGCCTCAGCCTGCTGGTCGGTTTGAGTTTTGCCTTGCTGGCCGCCCGGATGAGCCCGGCTCTCGCAGTTCTCCAGTCACCCCGGATCGCCCTCTTCTTCGCCATCTCGGTGGCGATCTGGTCGCTGTTCGCACTGCAGGACAACGTCTTCACTGGCCTGCGGAAGGCGGTCGTCGTACCGATCGAGAACACCGCTTACAGCGTCGTCAAGCTCATTCTGCTCGTCACCTTCGGTGGCGGGGTGAGCGGACTGGCATTGTTCACCTCCTGGGTGATGCCCGCGGCGGTAGCCGTCATACCGGCGTCGGTCATGCTGCTGGTGTGGCTGCGACCCGCCGGACGTGCGCCAAGCCCACCCGGGCTGGCCGCGGACTTCCGAAAATACCTGGCCGGCGACTCGCTGGCGGAGCTGGTGTCCCAGCTCAGCACGACGCTCCTGCCGATGATTGTCATCGCCCGGATCGGGGCGACGGAAGGGGCCGCGTTCGGAATCAGTTGGTTGATCATATGCACGGTCGACGAAATCCCCTGGAGCCTCGGGACCTCGCTCACGGTCGAAGGCGCGCAGCCCGGCGCCGACTCTCGCCGCCTCCAACGGGCGATGCTGCGCCGCATTCTCCCGATTGTTATCGGAATCGTCCTCGCCCTCATCGTCGCCGCGCCGCTTGTACTGGCTCTCTTCGGCCCCTCCTACCGGGCCGACGCGACCACTGTGCTTCGACTGCTGCTGTTGGGCTCGGTCGCCCGCACAGTCGTCATCCTGGAGCTGTGCACGGCCCGCGCGCAGCGGAGGGCCGGGTGGCTCGTGTGTATCGAGGCGCTGCTGGCGGTGCTGGTGCTGCCCAGTCTCTGGCTGCTGGGTGGGAGCCTGGGACTGGCGGGGGTCGGCCTGGCCTGGTTCGGATCACAGACCGCGACCGCGTGTGTGGTGCTCGCCGCGGGTCGAACCGGCGATGACCAGGTCGACTCGCCACCCTACCGCGGCTTCTCCGCCCGCCCACAGGTCAGCACCGGAAAGCGCGCGTCCTGA